In Streptomyces sp. NBC_00341, the DNA window TTCGCAGCCCTCTGCGATGTCCTCCGCGACCACTTCGCCCGGCCCGTTCTCTCCGTCGAAGCGGTAGGCGACCACGCGGTCGAAGCCGGTCAGCGCCCGGATCTCACGGGTGGCCGCCTGGCAGCATTCGACCGCTGTCGCCGAGGACCGCAGACGCGTCAGAGCTCGCCGGACCCCCTGGTAGAAGTGCGAGAAGTGCGGCCCCGCGACGGCGCGCGACTCACACTCCAGAACGACCAGAGGCCCGTGCCGGTGCGCGGTCACGTCGAACATCCGGGGAGCGCCCGCCACATCGATGGGGACGGGGAGAACCAGGCTTGCCGCATCGTGCTGGGCGCAGACCTGGAGCGCCTCGGCCCAGTGCTCGGGGGACAGCAGCCGCGTGATGGGCCCTCCGACCAACTCCTCGGCAGCGATCCCCAGCAGACAACGCGTGTTCAGTGCCGCGGTGTCCACGGTGCCGGTATCGGCATCCACCGCGAGCAGGGTCCCGTGGGACTGGATCATGCCCAGCCGGTGAATGGGCTCCCGGACGCATTCGCTGAGGTCGAAGCCGATGGCCGCCGCCGCTTCGGCCTCGCGGTCCGGTTCCGGTTTCGGTTCCTTTGAGGACATCGCTTCTCCCGCGCACCGAGTTCTCGAACCGCTCCGATCGGGCGTCCGGCTTGTCGCGATCCTTCCACGGCCCCTGCGTCGGAGGGGCTGCCGCGGGCGTGTGTCGTCCTGCCCTCGACGCGGACAGGTGCGGTCACGACGAGTCCGGATTCAGGACCGGCCGTTGTCGCCCTCTCGCTCTCGCGCGGCCCACGGCCTCCTCCCACCTCAGGGTGCTGAGGACGTCGGCACTCCGGCCGGCGCTCCCCCGCGGAGTTCGAGCCGGTCGCCGGTGAAGCGGCTGCGGAAGCTGCGGTCGTGCGAGACGACCACGACAGCTCCCCGGTACGCCGCCAGCGCCGCCTCCAGCTCCTCCACCAGGTCGAGGGCGATGTGGTTCGTCGGTTCGTCAAGCACCAGCAGATCGGCGGGCCGGGTGACCAGCCGGGCCAGCGCCAGTCTGCGCTGCTGGCCGACGGAGAGGTCGGCCACCGGAACACCCAGATCCTCGGTACGGAACAGCCCGAGGGCGAGAAGCAGGTCGGTGTACTCGTCGGCGTGACCGGGGCGTCCCGCCGCGAAGGTCGCCAGGAGCGTGCGGCGGGTGGGCCGGGCGGGGAGTTCCTGCGGGAGATATCCGATCCGGGCCCGGCGGCGCACCGTGCCGCTCTCGGGTGCGAGGTCTCCCGCCAGGATCCTCAGCAGGGTCGACTTGCCGGCTCCGTTGGGCCCGGTGACCAGCAGGCGCTCCCCGGCCGTCACCCGCAGCGCGGGCATACGCAGCCGGTTTCCGACCGAGACGGAGTCGAGCTCCACCAGTGGGCCCTGCGGCGGTTCGCCCTGGGCGGCGAGATCCAGGCGGACGGTGAAGCGCAGGGGCCGGGGCGGGGCGGGAACCGGGGCCCGGTGCAGCGCCTCCAGTCGGGTTCTGGCCGCTCTGACCTGACCGGACAGCTTGGCCTCGTGCGAGCGGCGGTGCTTGCCGAAGCCCTCCCCCGGGTCGTTCCCGGTGCCGGCGAGCCGCCGGCCCGTGGCACTCACCAGCTCTTCGGTGCGGGCCAGTTCGTCCAGCCACTCCTGATGGTCCTGCGCCCAGCGGCGCCGGGCGGCCGCCTTCGCCGTGCGGTAGCCGTCCCAGCCGTCGCCGTAGGTGGCGACGCCGCGCAGGTCGCGGTCCACCTCGACGATGACGGTGGTGGTCCGTTCCAGGAACGCCCGGTCATGGGTGATCACGACGGCGGTACCGCGGTGGGCCCGCAGCTGGTCCTCCAGCCAGGTGGTGGCCCTGAGGTCGAGGTGGTTGGTCGGTTCGTCGAGCAGCAGCAGTTCGGGACCGGACGCCATCACACAGGCGAGCGCGAGCCGGGACTGCTCGCCGCCGGAGAGGGTGCCGAGCCGGCGTTCCCTGGTGAGGTGCCCGAGTCCGAGGCCGTGCAGCGCCGCGTCGACGCGGGCGTCGGCCAGGTAGCCGCCGCGTTCCTCGTACTCGGTCAGCAGGTCTCCGTATGCGGCGAGCCGGGCGTCGTCCGGGCCGCCGGGCAGGGCGAGTGCGGCTTCGGCGGTACGGATCCGCCGCTCCAGCGCGCGGAGTCCGGCCAGGGCCGTGTCGACGGCGTCCTGAACCGTACGGGCGGGGTCCAGCGCGAGTGTCTGGGAGAGGTAGCCGGTGCCGCCGGGGAAGCGGACGGTGATCTCACCGCTGTCCGGTGCCTCGGCGCCGGCCAGCAGCCGCAGGAGCGTGGACTTCCCGGAGCCGTTCTCACCGATGACTCCGACGCGGTCGCCGGGGCGGACGGTGAGCGACACCTGATCGAGGACGGTGCGGTCTCCGTACGCCTTGGAGACGTCCTTCATGGCCAGTTGGGCGCGGTCGTGCTTGGGGGACATGGGTCGCTCTTCCTCTGGTGGCATGACTCGGCGGCCCGTGACCGGGCGCGGCGGGCGGGGATGCCGAACGGACGGGAGGGGCGGTGCCACGCGGGTGGCCCATGCGGGCCGGCAGCGACGCTCTGCGTCGCGCGGGGTGGCGCCCCGGGCCGGAGTCAGCGGAAGAAGTAGTACGAACCCATGGCGGTCAGTGTAGGCACGGGGCGCGGCGCTGTCAGGTCACTTTTCGCCCGGTCAGGACCCGAGCATGTCCGGTCCTGGGCAGCGGCTACGGGGTCTCGCCCTGGGCGGTCTCGATGCTGCTGTGCAGGTCGTGCGTCGCGTCGAGGGCGGCCGCTCCCGAGACGGCCAGGCAGGCGATCAGGGTCGCGGCGGCGGCGCGGCCGATCCGCGGGCGCGCGGCGGCGTGGCCGAGCAGGGCGGCGACCCGGCGCGGGACGGGCCCGGCCGCCGCGGCGAGCGCCGGTGCGGGGCGGGGCGGGGTGGTTCCTCCCGCCGTCCGGGCGGCCAGCGCGGCGCGCCCGATGGCACGGGCGGCGACCGCGCGGTCCCCGACGGCTCGCGCGGCGGCCTCGTCCGCGCAGCGTTCCAGTGCGTATCCCATTGGTGCGCGCAGGGCGCGGAGCGCCGGGTGGCAGCGGGCGGACAGCTCGGCGGCGACGAGGTACAGGTGGTGGCGCCCGGTGAGGTGCGCGCGCTCGTGGGCCAGGAGGGCGTCCCTCTCGGCGGGGTCCAGCGCGTGCAGCATTCCGGTGGTGACGACGATCCGGCCGGATCTGCCGGGCCGTCCGGGCAGCGCGTAGGCGTCGGGCCGGGCGTCCCGCAGTACGGCGAGCTCGCTCCCGTCGCCCGGCTGCGGTCCGGAGTCCCGGTGGAGCTGCGCCCAGTGCCTGCGCGCAGCACGGGTCACGGCCAGGGCGCAGCCCAGGAGCAGCGCGAGTGCGGCGGCCGAGAACGGGACGGCGAGGCCCGGTTCGGCGGCGGCGAGCGGGTGCACGAACTCTCCGGCGGCGGCCACGGCGGACAGCCGGCCGGCGCCGGGCACCACCAGCAGGGCCAGCGCGCACACGGTGCACAGGGCCAGGCCCGCGCCCGTCACGGCGAGCAGCCGAACGGCCTGCCGGGGCGACAGCGCGTCCGCGAGCCGACGGGCCGCCGGAACGACGAGGAACGGCACCAGCAGCGGAACCCATACGGCGTAGATCATCCGGCCTCCCCGTCGAGCAGCTCGCGCAGCAGCCGCTCGTCCTCGTCACTGAGCTGCGACACGAAGCGTGCCAGTACGGTGCCGCGGTCCTCGTCCTTGCGCAGTTCGCTGTGCATCCGGCGGGCGGTCAGCCCGGCGGCGTCCTCCGTGGGGGTGTAGGCGAATCCACGTCCGGACCTGGTGCGGGCGACCGTGCCCTTCTCGTGGAGGCGGGACAGGATGGTGGTGACGGTGGTCCGCGCGAGTTCCGCCCCGATCGCTCCCTGCACCTGGCCGGCGGTGAGCGGGGTATCGGCTGCCCAGAGGGCCGCCAGGATCGTGGATTCCAGCTCACCGGACGGGCGCCGCTCCACCGGTACCTGACCGGGATCCGGTACCTGACCGGGATCCGGCGCCGGCGGGACGGGCTGCCGCCGGGCCGGGGGCGCCTTCCCGGTGCCAGGTCCTTCGTGCGGCCGGGGGGCGGATTCTCCGCCGGATATTCCGTTCACCTGTGGCATGGGAACTCTCCTCCCCCTTCGGGCGTCTACAGTGATGTAGACCGTCTACATCACTGTAGTCAGTCCGGGGTGTTCCACCGGGCACCCGCTCACCATTATGGGAGACCCTCCACCGTGTCCGTACTCTCACTGGCGGCCATGCCGCAAGCGGTGAACCTGCTGGATGCCGGTTCACTGCTCGGCACGTTCGGCGCGCTCGGCGTCGCCGTCGTGCTCTTCGCCGAGACGGGGCTGCTCGTCGGCTTCTTCCTGCCCGGCGATTCCCTGCTGTTCACGGCGGGCCTGCTGAGCGTCGACGGTGCCCACGGCCCGGTCGGGCTGTCGCTGCCGCAGGTGCTGCTCGCGGCGGTGGC includes these proteins:
- the abc-f gene encoding ribosomal protection-like ABC-F family protein, translating into MSPKHDRAQLAMKDVSKAYGDRTVLDQVSLTVRPGDRVGVIGENGSGKSTLLRLLAGAEAPDSGEITVRFPGGTGYLSQTLALDPARTVQDAVDTALAGLRALERRIRTAEAALALPGGPDDARLAAYGDLLTEYEERGGYLADARVDAALHGLGLGHLTRERRLGTLSGGEQSRLALACVMASGPELLLLDEPTNHLDLRATTWLEDQLRAHRGTAVVITHDRAFLERTTTVIVEVDRDLRGVATYGDGWDGYRTAKAAARRRWAQDHQEWLDELARTEELVSATGRRLAGTGNDPGEGFGKHRRSHEAKLSGQVRAARTRLEALHRAPVPAPPRPLRFTVRLDLAAQGEPPQGPLVELDSVSVGNRLRMPALRVTAGERLLVTGPNGAGKSTLLRILAGDLAPESGTVRRRARIGYLPQELPARPTRRTLLATFAAGRPGHADEYTDLLLALGLFRTEDLGVPVADLSVGQQRRLALARLVTRPADLLVLDEPTNHIALDLVEELEAALAAYRGAVVVVSHDRSFRSRFTGDRLELRGGAPAGVPTSSAP
- a CDS encoding M56 family metallopeptidase, giving the protein MIYAVWVPLLVPFLVVPAARRLADALSPRQAVRLLAVTGAGLALCTVCALALLVVPGAGRLSAVAAAGEFVHPLAAAEPGLAVPFSAAALALLLGCALAVTRAARRHWAQLHRDSGPQPGDGSELAVLRDARPDAYALPGRPGRSGRIVVTTGMLHALDPAERDALLAHERAHLTGRHHLYLVAAELSARCHPALRALRAPMGYALERCADEAAARAVGDRAVAARAIGRAALAARTAGGTTPPRPAPALAAAAGPVPRRVAALLGHAAARPRIGRAAAATLIACLAVSGAAALDATHDLHSSIETAQGETP
- a CDS encoding BlaI/MecI/CopY family transcriptional regulator, with the protein product MERRPSGELESTILAALWAADTPLTAGQVQGAIGAELARTTVTTILSRLHEKGTVARTRSGRGFAYTPTEDAAGLTARRMHSELRKDEDRGTVLARFVSQLSDEDERLLRELLDGEAG